A window of the Cystobacter fuscus genome harbors these coding sequences:
- a CDS encoding tetratricopeptide repeat protein — protein sequence MKSVLRFGALAMGVALTAGGAGEAAQPSSKSSQTVESRKGTTSKSKAGPRKQAARKPGAAKPSSKKDAAGRATAEEARSQTATAAEDDVPTRVGPARMSPAAMASAPRIADEKKDALADAKRDEALEGFKRLIPKLQEGSHRKADMLYRMGELYWEKSKYLYQLEMNRFLAAEKAYDAAIARGEQIEQPKQEHAESERYRAETMRIYKELLRDYPEWPQRDEALFYLGYNHQELNQRDEAVKNYLELVEKYPQSQFVPDTYIQLGNHFFDNNKLKEARGYYEKALASKVPKIYAYAVYKLAWCDYNAGGYDEGLARMHEVVDFASARGEELGDLRTEALNDLIVFYVKLDKAKEGIAFFKQKAPQKRQERLISKMAAQLMDVGLYDSAIETYRVLIQDQPLGASAPEYQQAIVRSYEGLRQRDKVRSEMKLMVAGYRPGGDWWKANEGNTPVLRNAFSVTEEAMRVMVTDYHQEAQKTRQVETYRLARDIYKEYVDTFASSEDPEFLSDSAFNMRFFYAEILWALEEWEAAAAQYDLVASFQVPDRDSAREVSNESYRKSASFAAIMAYDKLVKIERGQLAQSDLKDGQKVDENKSKGQVEKKGRITKKDTNLAEEPLTRFEEKLVAACDTYNRLFPDNPDEIDLRYQAALTVYDRHHYVDAARRFGDIIQKFPAERRSRDAADLTLFILESRGEWAELSKQARLFLANDKLIKPNPEFAARVARVAEGAQYKWIHEVVYQKEKNPEKAASLFLDYVKEFPRSSNADRALTSAMVFFQEAGQIDRGVSAGERVLADYPRSIFEPKVRYTLAHLYEKTAEFAKAAAMYSSFVATYDAASGDIVDAKAKQAAARAAARKNKGKKTPPAAATPPPVDAPADETASSREEERRALIAEASKWVSDALFNAGLWWESLGESDKALTAYRAYLARFKDLPDVPRIAFNVGLVHEKDGKWGDAVRAFTSFAETYARDSRTSAAQVYLARYKQFIGYRKLKDTSNAERLRKDLVYLWNRLSPEDKQKPELVDAYGHARFLSVEDDWNQYVAIRFKRVSTVRADLVAKQRAIQKLEKSYVDVLSSGSGEWGIAALTRIGMAYADFARNIQESPNPPGLDEEQLAMYRGELENLALPLEDKASEALDKALGKAYELSLYNEWTLAAQEQVNRYHPGTYAQVRQVPFRGSEFFATADVAKESGVADEPKEGESPRAEETPKPSTASREVQP from the coding sequence ATGAAGTCGGTCCTTCGTTTCGGTGCGCTGGCGATGGGTGTGGCGCTGACCGCGGGCGGAGCAGGGGAGGCGGCCCAGCCGTCCTCCAAGTCCTCCCAGACGGTGGAGTCGCGCAAGGGCACAACCTCCAAATCCAAGGCGGGCCCGCGCAAGCAGGCAGCCCGCAAGCCGGGGGCAGCCAAGCCCTCCTCCAAGAAGGACGCGGCGGGCCGCGCCACCGCGGAGGAGGCCCGGTCCCAGACGGCCACCGCGGCCGAGGACGACGTGCCCACGCGGGTGGGCCCCGCGCGCATGAGCCCGGCGGCCATGGCCAGCGCTCCACGCATCGCGGACGAGAAGAAGGACGCCCTGGCCGACGCCAAGCGCGACGAGGCCCTGGAGGGCTTCAAGCGCCTGATTCCCAAGCTGCAGGAGGGCTCGCACCGCAAGGCGGACATGCTCTACCGCATGGGCGAGCTGTACTGGGAGAAGTCCAAGTACCTCTACCAGCTCGAGATGAACCGCTTCCTCGCCGCGGAGAAGGCCTACGACGCGGCCATTGCCCGGGGCGAGCAGATCGAACAGCCCAAGCAGGAGCATGCCGAGAGCGAGCGCTACCGCGCCGAGACGATGCGCATCTACAAGGAGCTCTTGCGCGACTACCCGGAGTGGCCGCAGCGCGACGAGGCGCTCTTCTACCTCGGCTACAACCATCAGGAGCTCAACCAGCGCGACGAGGCGGTGAAGAACTACCTGGAGCTGGTGGAGAAGTACCCCCAGTCCCAGTTCGTGCCGGACACGTACATCCAGCTCGGCAACCACTTCTTCGACAACAACAAGCTCAAGGAGGCGCGCGGCTACTACGAGAAGGCGCTCGCCTCCAAGGTGCCGAAGATCTACGCCTACGCCGTCTACAAGCTCGCCTGGTGTGACTACAACGCCGGTGGCTACGACGAGGGCCTGGCCCGGATGCACGAGGTCGTCGACTTCGCGAGCGCCCGCGGCGAGGAGCTGGGCGACCTGCGCACCGAGGCGCTCAACGATCTCATCGTCTTCTACGTGAAGCTCGACAAGGCGAAGGAGGGCATCGCCTTCTTCAAGCAGAAGGCCCCACAGAAGCGCCAGGAGCGGCTCATCTCCAAGATGGCCGCGCAGCTCATGGACGTGGGTCTGTACGACAGCGCCATCGAGACCTACCGCGTCCTCATCCAGGACCAGCCCCTGGGCGCCAGCGCTCCCGAGTACCAGCAGGCCATCGTCCGCTCCTACGAGGGGCTGCGCCAGCGCGACAAGGTGCGCTCGGAGATGAAGCTCATGGTGGCCGGGTACCGGCCCGGCGGCGACTGGTGGAAGGCCAACGAGGGCAACACGCCCGTGCTTCGCAACGCCTTCAGCGTCACCGAGGAGGCCATGCGCGTGATGGTGACGGACTACCACCAGGAGGCGCAGAAGACGCGCCAGGTGGAGACGTACCGGCTCGCCCGCGACATCTACAAGGAGTACGTGGACACCTTCGCCTCCAGCGAGGATCCCGAGTTCCTCTCCGACTCCGCGTTCAACATGCGCTTCTTCTACGCGGAGATCCTCTGGGCGCTCGAGGAGTGGGAGGCCGCCGCCGCCCAGTACGACCTCGTGGCCTCCTTCCAGGTGCCCGACCGGGACTCCGCTCGCGAGGTCTCCAACGAGAGCTACCGCAAGAGCGCCTCGTTCGCCGCCATCATGGCCTACGACAAGCTCGTGAAGATCGAGCGCGGCCAGCTCGCCCAGAGCGACCTCAAGGACGGCCAGAAGGTCGACGAGAACAAGTCCAAGGGCCAGGTGGAGAAGAAGGGCCGCATCACCAAGAAGGACACGAACCTGGCCGAGGAGCCCCTCACGCGCTTCGAGGAGAAGCTCGTCGCGGCGTGCGACACGTACAACCGCCTCTTCCCGGACAACCCGGACGAGATCGATCTGCGCTACCAGGCGGCCCTCACCGTCTACGACCGCCACCACTACGTGGACGCGGCGCGCCGCTTCGGCGACATCATCCAGAAGTTCCCCGCCGAGCGCCGCAGCCGCGACGCGGCCGACCTCACCCTGTTCATCCTCGAGTCGCGCGGGGAATGGGCGGAGCTGAGCAAGCAGGCGCGGCTGTTCCTCGCCAACGACAAGCTCATCAAGCCCAATCCCGAGTTCGCCGCGCGCGTGGCCCGCGTCGCCGAGGGCGCGCAGTACAAGTGGATCCACGAGGTCGTCTACCAGAAGGAGAAGAACCCGGAGAAGGCGGCCAGCCTCTTCCTGGACTACGTGAAGGAGTTCCCGCGCTCGAGCAACGCGGACCGGGCGCTCACCTCCGCCATGGTCTTCTTCCAGGAGGCCGGGCAGATCGACCGGGGCGTGAGCGCCGGAGAGCGCGTCCTCGCCGACTACCCGCGCAGCATCTTCGAGCCCAAGGTGCGCTACACGCTCGCGCACCTCTACGAGAAGACGGCCGAGTTCGCCAAGGCCGCCGCCATGTACTCCTCGTTCGTGGCCACCTATGACGCCGCCAGCGGCGACATCGTCGACGCCAAGGCGAAGCAGGCCGCCGCCCGCGCCGCCGCGCGCAAGAACAAGGGCAAGAAGACGCCCCCCGCCGCCGCCACGCCGCCTCCGGTCGATGCCCCCGCCGACGAGACGGCGAGCTCCCGGGAAGAGGAGCGCCGCGCGCTCATCGCCGAGGCCAGCAAGTGGGTGTCCGACGCGCTCTTCAACGCGGGCCTGTGGTGGGAGAGCCTCGGTGAGTCCGACAAGGCGCTCACCGCCTACCGCGCCTACCTCGCGCGCTTCAAGGATCTGCCGGACGTGCCGCGCATCGCCTTCAACGTGGGCCTGGTGCACGAGAAGGACGGCAAGTGGGGCGACGCCGTGCGCGCCTTCACCTCCTTCGCCGAGACGTATGCCCGCGACTCGCGCACCTCCGCCGCTCAGGTCTACCTCGCGCGCTACAAGCAGTTCATCGGCTACCGCAAGCTCAAGGACACCTCCAACGCCGAGCGCCTGCGCAAGGATCTCGTCTACCTCTGGAACCGCCTGAGCCCCGAGGACAAGCAGAAGCCGGAGCTCGTCGACGCCTACGGCCACGCGCGCTTCCTCTCCGTGGAGGACGACTGGAACCAGTACGTGGCCATCCGCTTCAAGCGCGTGTCCACCGTGCGCGCGGACCTGGTCGCCAAGCAGCGCGCCATCCAGAAGCTGGAGAAGTCCTACGTCGACGTGCTCTCCAGCGGCTCGGGCGAGTGGGGCATCGCGGCGCTCACCCGCATCGGCATGGCCTACGCGGACTTCGCGCGCAACATCCAGGAATCGCCCAACCCGCCGGGGCTCGACGAGGAGCAGCTCGCCATGTACCGCGGCGAGCTGGAGAACCTCGCGCTGCCGCTGGAGGACAAGGCGAGCGAGGCCCTCGACAAGGCGCTGGGCAAGGCCTACGAGTTGTCCCTGTACAACGAGTGGACGCTCGCGGCCCAGGAGCAGGTCAACCGCTACCACCCGGGCACCTACGCCCAGGTGCGTCAGGTGCCCTTCCGCGGCAGCGAGTTCTTCGCCACCGCCGACGTGGCCAAGGAGTCCGGCGTCGCCGACGAGCCCAAGGAGGGTGAATCCCCCCGGGCCGAGGAGACGCCCAAGCCGTCCACCGCTTCGCGAGAGGTCCAGCCGTGA
- a CDS encoding tetratricopeptide repeat protein: MHPLHSLGRTLLSLGRGLAATTLAFTAACATTSSVKSTPVAATAEAPVPVQVEAPPAPAPAPADTPAARARERFAEAVAAFDAGDYARAEEGFQEVLHRAPQSLNAQFNLGVIAERQGRLADAQAAYEKVRFLDQGHVPTLLNLGRLYRMQGKFAEAIALYEAGLKTPGRDTEPALLNNLSVAYRLAGKLPQAEATARRVLSRHPDDAEAYKNLALVYYEQGRYRLAETVLVNARKLAEKDPGISNNLGMVYLKLEDRPRALAQFQKAVSLDERFAPGYVNLGALALAWRDYAGAERAFSKAVELEPQSHEAWLSYAYALDGQKGRDAKKGLQAGEAFEKVLALRADSPEAVCGAGWAYAVDRAGWDKAEGFLQRCQAAATTSAQDKQMIAAKLQGIAAMRKSGAPAAPAEDGASSAVGGSGAMQGGSPGEQAAPEGTPAQDTAPATEATQDAAPAGQLEGSEPPAEAPKAE; the protein is encoded by the coding sequence ATGCATCCACTCCACTCCCTGGGCAGGACGCTCCTGTCGCTCGGCCGCGGTCTGGCCGCCACCACGCTGGCCTTCACCGCCGCGTGTGCCACCACCTCGTCGGTGAAGTCCACGCCGGTGGCCGCCACCGCCGAGGCCCCGGTTCCCGTCCAGGTCGAGGCCCCACCCGCGCCGGCTCCGGCCCCCGCGGACACTCCGGCCGCCAGGGCCCGCGAGCGCTTCGCCGAGGCCGTGGCCGCCTTCGACGCGGGGGACTACGCCCGCGCCGAGGAGGGCTTCCAGGAGGTGCTCCACCGCGCTCCGCAGAGCCTCAACGCCCAGTTCAACCTGGGCGTCATCGCCGAGCGCCAGGGCCGGCTCGCCGACGCCCAGGCCGCCTACGAGAAGGTGCGCTTCCTCGATCAGGGCCACGTGCCCACGCTGCTCAACCTGGGCCGCCTCTACCGCATGCAGGGCAAGTTCGCCGAGGCCATCGCCCTCTACGAGGCCGGGTTGAAGACGCCGGGCCGTGACACGGAGCCCGCGCTGCTCAACAACCTCTCGGTCGCCTACCGGCTCGCGGGCAAGCTGCCCCAGGCCGAGGCCACCGCGCGCCGCGTGCTCTCCCGTCACCCGGACGACGCCGAGGCCTACAAGAACCTCGCGCTCGTCTACTACGAGCAGGGCCGCTACCGGCTCGCCGAGACGGTGCTCGTCAACGCGCGCAAGCTCGCCGAGAAGGATCCCGGCATCTCCAACAACCTCGGCATGGTCTACCTCAAGCTCGAGGACCGGCCCCGCGCGCTCGCCCAGTTCCAGAAGGCGGTGTCGCTCGACGAGCGCTTCGCCCCGGGCTACGTGAACCTGGGCGCCCTGGCGCTCGCCTGGCGCGACTACGCGGGCGCCGAGCGCGCCTTCTCCAAGGCGGTGGAACTGGAGCCCCAGTCGCACGAGGCGTGGCTGTCCTATGCCTACGCGCTGGACGGACAGAAGGGCCGGGACGCGAAGAAGGGCCTCCAGGCGGGCGAGGCCTTCGAGAAGGTGCTCGCGCTGCGCGCCGACTCGCCCGAGGCCGTGTGCGGCGCGGGCTGGGCCTACGCGGTGGATCGCGCCGGCTGGGACAAGGCCGAGGGCTTCCTCCAGCGCTGCCAGGCGGCGGCGACCACGAGCGCCCAGGACAAGCAGATGATCGCCGCGAAGCTCCAGGGCATCGCCGCCATGCGCAAGAGTGGCGCGCCCGCGGCTCCGGCCGAGGACGGGGCCTCGAGCGCCGTGGGCGGCAGCGGCGCGATGCAGGGCGGCTCGCCCGGGGAGCAGGCCGCCCCGGAGGGCACCCCCGCGCAGGACACCGCGCCCGCGACGGAGGCCACCCAGGACGCCGCGCCCGCCGGGCAGCTCGAGGGCTCCGAGCCTCCGGCCGAGGCGCCGAAGGCCGAATAA
- a CDS encoding AgmX/PglI C-terminal domain-containing protein, translating to MVGKKNGLMLRITGPDGSVHEAVSDAESVIVGSGAQAAVKILDPRVSNLHVMLKVERGSVTAIDLGSEAGTQVGGQRVIGPKTLAPGDVLLVGGSQVEVFFGDESHAGAQVNGGSMQGSVLLPATQVIAPAPRAPARAVEQAPRAVPPGMRSRTGIATVAPAPVARKPRTPAAAYLQEPLPPEALPTKDAKVLQVRQLWGDQMLAVEHFRDGVPVTIGEGKRDFFHVYEPEVGARHVLAVARGEQFELRVPAGAGVIVTDNGDVRTKELLRSQGRLKATDGEHAYSLGLHERAEVSLGTLTFVVRYVKPSPALPVNDLKPADFTWFKILSVSLLAAAAVVAAMLLTPRSDTPNADDVFQAQQRVAKFLVKPSKPIDMKRFNKKSADEGAKAKDEEGKFGKEEAKKAEADPSKAGTPIVNKNKKEQDRKTIAQVGLLGAMKGLKGGASDVFGPGGLGTGINSALGGLKSGAGLGDAQGVGGLGSRGQGTGGGGAGLGMGGLGTRGNGRGMGGGGIDLSGRGKTVTKIVPGKTTVIGGLDKDVIAKIIRSHQNEIKYCYETELNKNPSLAGKVAVAFTIDPAGGVAEANVTETTLNSSAAEACMLSRIRRWKFPEPKGGGVVAVTYPWLFSPAGE from the coding sequence ATGGTGGGGAAGAAGAATGGGTTGATGCTGCGAATCACCGGTCCGGACGGCTCCGTGCACGAGGCCGTTTCGGACGCCGAGAGCGTCATCGTCGGCTCGGGCGCGCAGGCGGCGGTGAAGATCCTGGATCCACGGGTCTCGAACCTCCACGTGATGTTGAAGGTGGAGCGCGGCTCGGTGACGGCGATCGATCTGGGCAGCGAGGCGGGCACGCAGGTGGGCGGCCAGCGGGTGATCGGCCCGAAGACGCTCGCTCCGGGCGATGTGCTGCTGGTGGGCGGCTCGCAGGTGGAGGTCTTCTTCGGGGACGAGTCGCACGCGGGCGCGCAGGTCAACGGCGGCTCCATGCAGGGCTCGGTGCTGCTGCCGGCCACGCAGGTGATCGCACCGGCGCCGAGGGCTCCCGCCCGGGCTGTGGAGCAGGCGCCCCGGGCGGTGCCGCCGGGGATGCGCAGCCGCACGGGGATTGCGACGGTCGCGCCGGCTCCCGTGGCGCGCAAGCCGAGGACTCCGGCCGCGGCGTATCTGCAGGAGCCGCTGCCGCCCGAGGCGCTGCCGACGAAGGACGCCAAGGTCCTCCAGGTGCGTCAGCTCTGGGGCGATCAGATGCTGGCGGTGGAGCACTTCCGTGACGGGGTGCCCGTGACCATCGGCGAGGGCAAGCGCGACTTCTTCCACGTGTACGAGCCCGAGGTGGGAGCGCGGCACGTGCTGGCGGTGGCCAGGGGGGAGCAGTTCGAGCTGCGCGTGCCGGCGGGCGCGGGCGTCATCGTCACCGACAACGGGGACGTGCGCACCAAGGAGCTGCTGCGCTCGCAGGGGCGGCTCAAGGCCACGGACGGAGAGCACGCGTACTCGCTGGGGCTGCACGAGCGCGCCGAGGTGTCGCTCGGCACGCTCACCTTCGTGGTGCGCTACGTGAAGCCCTCGCCGGCGCTTCCGGTGAACGACCTGAAGCCGGCGGACTTCACCTGGTTCAAGATCCTCAGCGTCAGCCTGCTGGCGGCGGCGGCCGTGGTGGCGGCGATGCTGCTGACGCCCCGCTCGGACACGCCCAACGCGGACGACGTGTTCCAGGCGCAGCAGCGCGTGGCCAAGTTCCTCGTCAAGCCGAGCAAGCCCATCGACATGAAGCGCTTCAACAAGAAGAGCGCGGACGAGGGGGCCAAGGCCAAGGACGAGGAGGGCAAGTTCGGCAAGGAGGAGGCGAAGAAGGCCGAGGCGGATCCGTCCAAGGCGGGCACGCCCATCGTCAACAAGAACAAGAAGGAGCAGGACCGCAAGACGATCGCCCAGGTGGGTCTGCTCGGCGCGATGAAGGGCCTCAAGGGCGGCGCCTCGGACGTGTTCGGCCCCGGTGGCCTGGGCACGGGCATCAACTCCGCGCTGGGTGGCCTCAAGAGCGGCGCGGGCCTGGGTGACGCGCAGGGCGTGGGCGGGCTGGGCTCGCGCGGTCAGGGCACGGGCGGTGGTGGCGCCGGGCTCGGCATGGGTGGCCTGGGCACCAGGGGCAACGGTCGGGGCATGGGCGGTGGCGGCATCGACCTGTCCGGCCGCGGCAAGACGGTGACGAAGATCGTCCCTGGGAAGACCACGGTGATTGGCGGTCTGGACAAGGACGTCATCGCGAAGATCATCCGCAGCCACCAGAATGAAATCAAATACTGCTACGAGACGGAGCTGAACAAGAACCCGAGTCTGGCGGGCAAGGTGGCGGTGGCCTTCACGATTGATCCGGCGGGTGGGGTGGCCGAGGCGAACGTGACGGAGACGACACTGAACAGCTCCGCGGCCGAGGCCTGCATGCTCTCGCGCATCCGCCGCTGGAAGTTCCCCGAGCCCAAGGGGGGCGGTGTCGTGGCGGTGACGTATCCCTGGCTGTTCTCGCCCGCGGGCGAGTAG
- the cglE gene encoding adventurous gliding motility protein CglE → MKTPLLTAVLALLPTAALSATAPEGVPLEVRRGFFTEADIGVFFTVGGLNRYSNAQTYLQLGVGYDISDRVTLGLHFGMGASAANCFASYLPGTNACARSDNFSVVFADVTAGYLVPLATRFYLVPRLAAGLSRLDLSPTGTGDPAAPRTVPNAGVGIGVEYATPLDHFSVGADVMARYLIGPNIPTFAVFPRVKYTF, encoded by the coding sequence ATGAAGACGCCGTTGTTGACCGCCGTGCTCGCGCTGCTGCCCACCGCCGCCCTGTCGGCCACCGCCCCCGAGGGAGTGCCGCTCGAGGTGCGCCGGGGCTTCTTCACCGAGGCCGATATCGGGGTGTTCTTCACCGTGGGAGGGCTCAACCGCTACTCCAACGCGCAGACGTACCTGCAATTGGGCGTGGGGTATGACATTTCGGATCGGGTGACGTTGGGGTTGCACTTTGGCATGGGAGCGTCGGCGGCGAACTGCTTCGCCAGCTACCTGCCGGGGACGAACGCGTGCGCCCGGAGCGACAACTTCTCGGTGGTGTTCGCCGACGTGACGGCGGGCTACCTGGTGCCGCTGGCCACGCGCTTCTACCTGGTGCCGAGGCTGGCGGCGGGGCTGTCGCGGTTGGACCTGTCGCCCACGGGCACGGGGGATCCGGCGGCGCCGCGGACGGTGCCCAACGCGGGCGTGGGGATTGGGGTGGAGTACGCGACGCCCCTGGACCACTTCTCCGTGGGCGCGGACGTGATGGCCCGCTACCTCATCGGGCCCAACATCCCGACCTTCGCCGTCTTCCCGCGGGTGAAGTACACCTTCTGA
- a CDS encoding zf-TFIIB domain-containing protein, with the protein MKCPECKQPMLERAFEGRNGTRVTIDVCQECGGLWFDTHESLRLSPTGTLQLFRAVYGQRGSYHPRRSGTLSCPRGDEKLALVHDMAHNHRFQYSRCPQQHGHFITFFQFLREKGLARELNPKEQAELRKHVDTLLCSDCGEPVRLANMTACARCRAPLSLLDPACVETTIRGAQKPGDSRRDVAPEVAARLLMANQGTKQFRPSAPARSQATAPVVILPSEQTSASSEGLDLIAAGGELLFDALDLLDIFS; encoded by the coding sequence ATGAAATGTCCGGAGTGCAAGCAGCCCATGCTCGAGCGCGCCTTCGAGGGCCGCAACGGCACGCGCGTCACGATCGACGTCTGCCAGGAGTGCGGGGGACTGTGGTTCGACACCCACGAGAGCCTGCGGCTCTCCCCCACGGGCACCCTCCAGCTCTTCCGCGCCGTGTACGGCCAGCGGGGCTCCTACCACCCGAGGCGCTCGGGCACCCTCTCCTGCCCTCGCGGTGACGAGAAGCTCGCACTCGTCCATGACATGGCGCACAACCACCGCTTCCAGTACTCGCGCTGCCCACAGCAGCACGGCCACTTCATCACCTTCTTCCAGTTCCTCCGGGAGAAGGGCCTCGCCCGCGAGCTCAACCCCAAGGAGCAAGCGGAGCTGCGCAAACACGTGGACACCCTGCTGTGCTCCGACTGCGGCGAGCCCGTGCGCCTGGCCAACATGACCGCCTGTGCGCGCTGCCGTGCCCCCTTGAGCCTCCTCGACCCGGCCTGTGTGGAGACCACCATCCGTGGGGCCCAGAAGCCGGGCGACTCGCGCCGGGACGTGGCCCCCGAGGTCGCCGCGCGGCTCCTGATGGCGAACCAGGGAACGAAGCAGTTCCGCCCGAGCGCCCCAGCCCGCTCCCAGGCCACGGCCCCGGTCGTCATCCTCCCCTCCGAACAGACATCGGCCTCGAGCGAGGGCCTCGATCTCATCGCGGCCGGCGGAGAACTCCTGTTCGATGCCCTGGATCTGCTGGACATCTTCTCCTAG